In one Acanthochromis polyacanthus isolate Apoly-LR-REF ecotype Palm Island chromosome 20, KAUST_Apoly_ChrSc, whole genome shotgun sequence genomic region, the following are encoded:
- the nup58 gene encoding nucleoporin p58/p45 isoform X4, with product MSGFNFGSGTLGSTNTGGGFAFGAATSAPAASTAGFSFGTALGTPAAAPASTTSTTPALGLGGSLFGQKPPGGFSFNTPASSAAAPTTGLTLGAPATTATTGFGLAFNKPTASATPFSLTTTTTSSTATAGAGLTFGSVLTSTAPQQPAATGFTLGLGGTTTTTAAAAGPSLGGGLFSNTVSTGLGQATLGGGGGLTLGSLLATSTAAAAAAAAAAAAAPAPSIGLGGVDFSTSSENKSNTSSGANAQDSKALKDENLPPVICQDVENFQKFVKEQKQVQEDISRMSSKAISKVQDDIKSLKQLLSVSASGLQRQALAIDKLKLETAEELKNADIALRTQKTPPGLQHENTAPSDYFRSLVEQFEVQLQQYRQQIEELENHLTTQSSGSHITPQDLTLAMQKLYQTFVAQAAQLQSVHENVKILKHQYLSYRRAFLEDSTDVFESKRASNRKWQSSSRVTTGPAPFSSVPNAAAVAMAATLTQQQQPTPGFGSSSSSGFNFSNPGINPSAGLTFGVSNQPAVGFGTGTPLLQLKKPPAGNKRGKR from the exons ATGTCTGGCTTTAACTTTGGATCGGGTACTCTTGGGTCCACCAACACGGGTGGAGGATTCGCCTTTGGTGCCGCAACCAG CGCGCCTGCTGCCAGTACCGCTGGCTTCTCTTTTGGGACTGCTCTGGGTACACCAGCTGCAGCCCCTGcttccaccaccagcaccacccCAGCTCTTGGCCTAGGAGGCAGTCTTTTTGGTCAGAAACCTCCTGGAGGATTCTCTTTCAATACACCTGCCTCAA GTGCTGCTGCACCCACTACTGGCCTTACGTTAG GTGCCCCAGCTACGACAGCTACTACTGGCTTCGGCTTGGCTTTCAACAAGCCCACCGCCTCAGCAACACCCTTCTCCCTAACCACCACTACCACCTCCTCGACAGCCACTGCTGGGGCAGGTTTAACGTTTGGCTCTGTCCTGACATCTACCGCTCCCCAGCAGCCTGCAGCCACAGGTTTCACGCTTGGTCTAGGTGGCACAACCACcaccacagcagctgcagcaggccCATCACTGGGTGGGGGCCTCTTCTCTAACACTGTGTCTACAG GTTTGGGTCAAGCCACTcttggaggaggaggtggattAACGTTAGGTTCTCTATTGGCAacgtccacagcagcagcagcagcagcagcagcagcagcagcagcagcccctgCCCCAAGTATTGGCTTGGGTGGAGTCGACTTCAGTACATCTTCTGAGAATAAGAGCAACACATCGTCTGGAGCTAATGCACA AGACAGTAAAGCTTTAAAAGATGAGAACCTCCCCCCAGTTATTTGTCAGGATGTTGAAAATTTTCA AAAATTTGTGAAAGAGCAGAAGCAAGTTCAGGAGGACATAAGCAGGATGTCATCAAAGGCCATTTCTAAAGTCCAAGATGACATCAAGAGCCTCAAACAGCTTCTCTCTGTCAGTGCCAGCGGTCTGCAGCGCCAAGCTCTGGCTATAGACAAACTGAAGTTGGAGACAGCGGAG GAGCTGAAAAATGCAGACATCGCACTGCGTACACAGAAGACACCTCCTGGACTTCAACATGAGAACACAGCCCCATCAGA ttatttCCGTAGCCTGGTAGAGCAGTTTGAGGTGCAGTTGCAGCAATATCGGCAGCAGATAGAAGAACTGGAAAACCATCTGACAACGCAGAGCAGTGGTTCCCATATCACTCCTCAGG atTTGACTTTGGCCATGCAGAAGTTGTACCAAACATTTGTTGCCCAGGCTGCCCAGCTCCAGTCAGTCCATGAGAATGTAAAg ATTTTGAAGCACCAGTACCTTTCCTACCGCAGAGCCTTCCTGGAAGACTCCACTGACGTCTTTGAGTCCAAACGAGCATCTAACAGGAAATGGCAGAGTTCGTCGCGAGTCACAACGGGGCCCGCCCCATTCTCCAGTGTGCCCAATGCTgcagctgttgccatggcagccACGTTGACCCAGCAACAGCAGCCAACTCCAG GTTTTGGAAGTAGCAGCAGCTCAGGCTTTAACTTCAGTAACCCCGGCATCAACCCCTCGGCCGGCCTGACCTTTGGCGTGTCCAACCAACCCGCTGTCGGCTTTGGCACTGGAACACCCCTACTCCAGCTGAAGAAGCCCCCTGCTGGTAACAAAAGGGGCAAGAGATAG
- the nup58 gene encoding nucleoporin p58/p45 isoform X3 produces the protein MSGFNFGSGTLGSTNTGGGFAFGAATSAPAASTAGFSFGTALGTPAAAPASTTSTTPALGLGGSLFGQKPPGGFSFNTPASSAAAPTTGLTLGAPATTATTGFGLAFNKPTASATPFSLTTTTTSSTATAGAGLTFGSVLTSTAPQQPAATGFTLGLGGTTTTTAAAAGPSLGGGLFSNTVSTGLGQATLGGGGGLTLGSLLATSTAAAAAAAAAAAAAPAPSIGLGGVDFSTSSENKSNTSSGANAQDSKALKDENLPPVICQDVENFQKFVKEQKQVQEDISRMSSKAISKVQDDIKSLKQLLSVSASGLQRQALAIDKLKLETAEELKNADIALRTQKTPPGLQHENTAPSDYFRSLVEQFEVQLQQYRQQIEELENHLTTQSSGSHITPQDLTLAMQKLYQTFVAQAAQLQSVHENVKILKHQYLSYRRAFLEDSTDVFESKRASNRKWQSSSRVTTGPAPFSSVPNAAAVAMAATLTQQQQPTPGTQAPLGAGFGNPFASAVGTSLGSSTLGGFGSSSSSGFNFSNPGINPSAGLTFGVSNQPAVGFGTGTPLLQLKKPPAGNKRGKR, from the exons ATGTCTGGCTTTAACTTTGGATCGGGTACTCTTGGGTCCACCAACACGGGTGGAGGATTCGCCTTTGGTGCCGCAACCAG CGCGCCTGCTGCCAGTACCGCTGGCTTCTCTTTTGGGACTGCTCTGGGTACACCAGCTGCAGCCCCTGcttccaccaccagcaccacccCAGCTCTTGGCCTAGGAGGCAGTCTTTTTGGTCAGAAACCTCCTGGAGGATTCTCTTTCAATACACCTGCCTCAA GTGCTGCTGCACCCACTACTGGCCTTACGTTAG GTGCCCCAGCTACGACAGCTACTACTGGCTTCGGCTTGGCTTTCAACAAGCCCACCGCCTCAGCAACACCCTTCTCCCTAACCACCACTACCACCTCCTCGACAGCCACTGCTGGGGCAGGTTTAACGTTTGGCTCTGTCCTGACATCTACCGCTCCCCAGCAGCCTGCAGCCACAGGTTTCACGCTTGGTCTAGGTGGCACAACCACcaccacagcagctgcagcaggccCATCACTGGGTGGGGGCCTCTTCTCTAACACTGTGTCTACAG GTTTGGGTCAAGCCACTcttggaggaggaggtggattAACGTTAGGTTCTCTATTGGCAacgtccacagcagcagcagcagcagcagcagcagcagcagcagcagcccctgCCCCAAGTATTGGCTTGGGTGGAGTCGACTTCAGTACATCTTCTGAGAATAAGAGCAACACATCGTCTGGAGCTAATGCACA AGACAGTAAAGCTTTAAAAGATGAGAACCTCCCCCCAGTTATTTGTCAGGATGTTGAAAATTTTCA AAAATTTGTGAAAGAGCAGAAGCAAGTTCAGGAGGACATAAGCAGGATGTCATCAAAGGCCATTTCTAAAGTCCAAGATGACATCAAGAGCCTCAAACAGCTTCTCTCTGTCAGTGCCAGCGGTCTGCAGCGCCAAGCTCTGGCTATAGACAAACTGAAGTTGGAGACAGCGGAG GAGCTGAAAAATGCAGACATCGCACTGCGTACACAGAAGACACCTCCTGGACTTCAACATGAGAACACAGCCCCATCAGA ttatttCCGTAGCCTGGTAGAGCAGTTTGAGGTGCAGTTGCAGCAATATCGGCAGCAGATAGAAGAACTGGAAAACCATCTGACAACGCAGAGCAGTGGTTCCCATATCACTCCTCAGG atTTGACTTTGGCCATGCAGAAGTTGTACCAAACATTTGTTGCCCAGGCTGCCCAGCTCCAGTCAGTCCATGAGAATGTAAAg ATTTTGAAGCACCAGTACCTTTCCTACCGCAGAGCCTTCCTGGAAGACTCCACTGACGTCTTTGAGTCCAAACGAGCATCTAACAGGAAATGGCAGAGTTCGTCGCGAGTCACAACGGGGCCCGCCCCATTCTCCAGTGTGCCCAATGCTgcagctgttgccatggcagccACGTTGACCCAGCAACAGCAGCCAACTCCAG GGACCCAGGCACCCTTGGGGGCAGGGTTTGGAAACCCCTTTGCCTCGGCAGTGGGCACTAGCTTGGGCTCTTCTACCCTTGGAG GTTTTGGAAGTAGCAGCAGCTCAGGCTTTAACTTCAGTAACCCCGGCATCAACCCCTCGGCCGGCCTGACCTTTGGCGTGTCCAACCAACCCGCTGTCGGCTTTGGCACTGGAACACCCCTACTCCAGCTGAAGAAGCCCCCTGCTGGTAACAAAAGGGGCAAGAGATAG
- the nup58 gene encoding nucleoporin p58/p45 isoform X1: protein MSGFNFGSGTLGSTNTGGGFAFGAATSAPAASTAGFSFGTALGTPAAAPASTTSTTPALGLGGSLFGQKPPGGFSFNTPASSAAAPTTGLTLGAPATTATTGFGLAFNKPTASATPFSLTTTTTSSTATAGAGLTFGSVLTSTAPQQPAATGFTLGLGGTTTTTAAAAGPSLGGGLFSNTVSTGLGQATLGGGGGLTLGSLLATSTAAAAAAAAAAAAAPAPSIGLGGVDFSTSSENKSNTSSGANAQDSKALKDENLPPVICQDVENFQKFVKEQKQVQEDISRMSSKAISKVQDDIKSLKQLLSVSASGLQRQALAIDKLKLETAEELKNADIALRTQKTPPGLQHENTAPSDYFRSLVEQFEVQLQQYRQQIEELENHLTTQSSGSHITPQDLTLAMQKLYQTFVAQAAQLQSVHENVKILKHQYLSYRRAFLEDSTDVFESKRASNRKWQSSSRVTTGPAPFSSVPNAAAVAMAATLTQQQQPTPGTQAPLGAGFGNPFASAVGTSLGSSTLGGFGGGPGFGGVGTGGSSFAFSTSKPTGGSLSAGFGSSSSSGFNFSNPGINPSAGLTFGVSNQPAVGFGTGTPLLQLKKPPAGNKRGKR from the exons ATGTCTGGCTTTAACTTTGGATCGGGTACTCTTGGGTCCACCAACACGGGTGGAGGATTCGCCTTTGGTGCCGCAACCAG CGCGCCTGCTGCCAGTACCGCTGGCTTCTCTTTTGGGACTGCTCTGGGTACACCAGCTGCAGCCCCTGcttccaccaccagcaccacccCAGCTCTTGGCCTAGGAGGCAGTCTTTTTGGTCAGAAACCTCCTGGAGGATTCTCTTTCAATACACCTGCCTCAA GTGCTGCTGCACCCACTACTGGCCTTACGTTAG GTGCCCCAGCTACGACAGCTACTACTGGCTTCGGCTTGGCTTTCAACAAGCCCACCGCCTCAGCAACACCCTTCTCCCTAACCACCACTACCACCTCCTCGACAGCCACTGCTGGGGCAGGTTTAACGTTTGGCTCTGTCCTGACATCTACCGCTCCCCAGCAGCCTGCAGCCACAGGTTTCACGCTTGGTCTAGGTGGCACAACCACcaccacagcagctgcagcaggccCATCACTGGGTGGGGGCCTCTTCTCTAACACTGTGTCTACAG GTTTGGGTCAAGCCACTcttggaggaggaggtggattAACGTTAGGTTCTCTATTGGCAacgtccacagcagcagcagcagcagcagcagcagcagcagcagcagcccctgCCCCAAGTATTGGCTTGGGTGGAGTCGACTTCAGTACATCTTCTGAGAATAAGAGCAACACATCGTCTGGAGCTAATGCACA AGACAGTAAAGCTTTAAAAGATGAGAACCTCCCCCCAGTTATTTGTCAGGATGTTGAAAATTTTCA AAAATTTGTGAAAGAGCAGAAGCAAGTTCAGGAGGACATAAGCAGGATGTCATCAAAGGCCATTTCTAAAGTCCAAGATGACATCAAGAGCCTCAAACAGCTTCTCTCTGTCAGTGCCAGCGGTCTGCAGCGCCAAGCTCTGGCTATAGACAAACTGAAGTTGGAGACAGCGGAG GAGCTGAAAAATGCAGACATCGCACTGCGTACACAGAAGACACCTCCTGGACTTCAACATGAGAACACAGCCCCATCAGA ttatttCCGTAGCCTGGTAGAGCAGTTTGAGGTGCAGTTGCAGCAATATCGGCAGCAGATAGAAGAACTGGAAAACCATCTGACAACGCAGAGCAGTGGTTCCCATATCACTCCTCAGG atTTGACTTTGGCCATGCAGAAGTTGTACCAAACATTTGTTGCCCAGGCTGCCCAGCTCCAGTCAGTCCATGAGAATGTAAAg ATTTTGAAGCACCAGTACCTTTCCTACCGCAGAGCCTTCCTGGAAGACTCCACTGACGTCTTTGAGTCCAAACGAGCATCTAACAGGAAATGGCAGAGTTCGTCGCGAGTCACAACGGGGCCCGCCCCATTCTCCAGTGTGCCCAATGCTgcagctgttgccatggcagccACGTTGACCCAGCAACAGCAGCCAACTCCAG GGACCCAGGCACCCTTGGGGGCAGGGTTTGGAAACCCCTTTGCCTCGGCAGTGGGCACTAGCTTGGGCTCTTCTACCCTTGGAG GTTTTGGTGGTGGGCCAGGATTTGGTGGGGTGGGGACTGGGGGGTCTTCTTTTGCCTTCTCCACCAGTAAGCCCACAGGAGGCAGTCTGAGTGCAG GTTTTGGAAGTAGCAGCAGCTCAGGCTTTAACTTCAGTAACCCCGGCATCAACCCCTCGGCCGGCCTGACCTTTGGCGTGTCCAACCAACCCGCTGTCGGCTTTGGCACTGGAACACCCCTACTCCAGCTGAAGAAGCCCCCTGCTGGTAACAAAAGGGGCAAGAGATAG
- the nup58 gene encoding nucleoporin p58/p45 isoform X2, producing the protein MSGFNFGSGTLGSTNTGGGFAFGAATSAPAASTAGFSFGTALGTPAAAPASTTSTTPALGLGGSLFGQKPPGGFSFNTPASSAAAPTTGLTLGAPATTATTGFGLAFNKPTASATPFSLTTTTTSSTATAGAGLTFGSVLTSTAPQQPAATGFTLGLGGTTTTTAAAAGPSLGGGLFSNTVSTGLGQATLGGGGGLTLGSLLATSTAAAAAAAAAAAAAPAPSIGLGGVDFSTSSENKSNTSSGANAQDSKALKDENLPPVICQDVENFQKFVKEQKQVQEDISRMSSKAISKVQDDIKSLKQLLSVSASGLQRQALAIDKLKLETAEELKNADIALRTQKTPPGLQHENTAPSDYFRSLVEQFEVQLQQYRQQIEELENHLTTQSSGSHITPQDLTLAMQKLYQTFVAQAAQLQSVHENVKILKHQYLSYRRAFLEDSTDVFESKRASNRKWQSSSRVTTGPAPFSSVPNAAAVAMAATLTQQQQPTPGFGGGPGFGGVGTGGSSFAFSTSKPTGGSLSAGFGSSSSSGFNFSNPGINPSAGLTFGVSNQPAVGFGTGTPLLQLKKPPAGNKRGKR; encoded by the exons ATGTCTGGCTTTAACTTTGGATCGGGTACTCTTGGGTCCACCAACACGGGTGGAGGATTCGCCTTTGGTGCCGCAACCAG CGCGCCTGCTGCCAGTACCGCTGGCTTCTCTTTTGGGACTGCTCTGGGTACACCAGCTGCAGCCCCTGcttccaccaccagcaccacccCAGCTCTTGGCCTAGGAGGCAGTCTTTTTGGTCAGAAACCTCCTGGAGGATTCTCTTTCAATACACCTGCCTCAA GTGCTGCTGCACCCACTACTGGCCTTACGTTAG GTGCCCCAGCTACGACAGCTACTACTGGCTTCGGCTTGGCTTTCAACAAGCCCACCGCCTCAGCAACACCCTTCTCCCTAACCACCACTACCACCTCCTCGACAGCCACTGCTGGGGCAGGTTTAACGTTTGGCTCTGTCCTGACATCTACCGCTCCCCAGCAGCCTGCAGCCACAGGTTTCACGCTTGGTCTAGGTGGCACAACCACcaccacagcagctgcagcaggccCATCACTGGGTGGGGGCCTCTTCTCTAACACTGTGTCTACAG GTTTGGGTCAAGCCACTcttggaggaggaggtggattAACGTTAGGTTCTCTATTGGCAacgtccacagcagcagcagcagcagcagcagcagcagcagcagcagcccctgCCCCAAGTATTGGCTTGGGTGGAGTCGACTTCAGTACATCTTCTGAGAATAAGAGCAACACATCGTCTGGAGCTAATGCACA AGACAGTAAAGCTTTAAAAGATGAGAACCTCCCCCCAGTTATTTGTCAGGATGTTGAAAATTTTCA AAAATTTGTGAAAGAGCAGAAGCAAGTTCAGGAGGACATAAGCAGGATGTCATCAAAGGCCATTTCTAAAGTCCAAGATGACATCAAGAGCCTCAAACAGCTTCTCTCTGTCAGTGCCAGCGGTCTGCAGCGCCAAGCTCTGGCTATAGACAAACTGAAGTTGGAGACAGCGGAG GAGCTGAAAAATGCAGACATCGCACTGCGTACACAGAAGACACCTCCTGGACTTCAACATGAGAACACAGCCCCATCAGA ttatttCCGTAGCCTGGTAGAGCAGTTTGAGGTGCAGTTGCAGCAATATCGGCAGCAGATAGAAGAACTGGAAAACCATCTGACAACGCAGAGCAGTGGTTCCCATATCACTCCTCAGG atTTGACTTTGGCCATGCAGAAGTTGTACCAAACATTTGTTGCCCAGGCTGCCCAGCTCCAGTCAGTCCATGAGAATGTAAAg ATTTTGAAGCACCAGTACCTTTCCTACCGCAGAGCCTTCCTGGAAGACTCCACTGACGTCTTTGAGTCCAAACGAGCATCTAACAGGAAATGGCAGAGTTCGTCGCGAGTCACAACGGGGCCCGCCCCATTCTCCAGTGTGCCCAATGCTgcagctgttgccatggcagccACGTTGACCCAGCAACAGCAGCCAACTCCAG GTTTTGGTGGTGGGCCAGGATTTGGTGGGGTGGGGACTGGGGGGTCTTCTTTTGCCTTCTCCACCAGTAAGCCCACAGGAGGCAGTCTGAGTGCAG GTTTTGGAAGTAGCAGCAGCTCAGGCTTTAACTTCAGTAACCCCGGCATCAACCCCTCGGCCGGCCTGACCTTTGGCGTGTCCAACCAACCCGCTGTCGGCTTTGGCACTGGAACACCCCTACTCCAGCTGAAGAAGCCCCCTGCTGGTAACAAAAGGGGCAAGAGATAG